Below is a window of Cytobacillus firmus DNA.
ATCAGCTGATCTTCCTGTATGCTTAAGTGCCCAGCCAAAACCGACCTCAGCTCAGAAGCATAACCATCGGGATACAGGGCAAAAAATGATGGCGACTGATTCATCGTAAAAAGAACTTTTTCAGAGCATCCAAAAGGATTCTCATTTGAAGCAAGCTTAACTATTTGATTCAGTCCATATTCCTTTTTTACTTGATCAATTGATTTTCCCGGCTGGTAAGGAGTTAAATTCAACAGCTGTTCCTTCCATTTCATTCAAATCCACCTCTTTTTTTATCACTTTCACTAATTATCGTATTAAAGCGTTGTTGATCTGCTCCTATATTATCACAAAACTCTCCATTAAGGAGAGTTCGTGGTATTTAGATCTGGCCGAAGCTTGATGGCTCCACGCAAATAAATATGGCGGATATTCTGCTGAGGTGCGTCTGTATTCACATGCATCATTACCCGGATACAATTAGGGAGTGACCCTTCAACAGGTATTTCGCTCATGCACATAACAGGAACATATTTCCATCCCTCAATTGAACGCATTGCCTTTGCAGGAAAGGCTGCTGTTAATTCTTCCGTAACGGATATAAAGACAGAAGCTACATCCTCAGATACAATATTATTCTCCTGAATCATTTGCCTGATCACCAGCTCAGTCGCTTCTAATATCTCAGCTTCACAATTCTTATCTACGGTGACGGCTCCCCTCACCCCTCGAATCACTTGCAGCACCTCCCATAGCTGTTTTGTCAGCCTTTTTATCGCAGTCTAACGGGCAGTAAGACCCCCACTTCAATACTCAGAGGAATCAAAGGAGGATAAGCGGGGATCAAACTGCCCGTAAAGGCCCGAAAAGAAGAACAAAGACTAAGAACGCCACATCCTGTGGCAACGTCTTTGTGACCCACTTTCCGTGGGCCTCAACTAACAATCAGTGGGGGATAAGGAACCCCCCCACTGATTGAAGTTTCACTTTATCTCTTAGTCATAGTCAAGCCTATTTATTTTGTAAAAAGAGCAAGCTCCCGCAAAATCATGTCATCAGAAACCTGATATATGACAGGCTTACCCACTTCCTCTAAAAGAACAAAGCGAACATTCTGGCCTTCTGATTTTTTATCCTGCTTCATCCGCTCAAGCAGTTTTGAATGTGATAAATCTTCAGGGAGATCTGTTTTGTAGCCAAGCTGATCAAGCCAGAGCTTGAACTCGTTAACATCAAAGCTAACATCCAGCAGTGTTTTACTTAATTGAAGTGCGAATAACATTCCGACTGCAACAGATTCGCCATGTGTCCATTCTCCATAGCCTTTCTCCGCTTCAATTGCATGGCCCAGGGTATGGCCGAAATTCAGAAATGCCCGAACGCCGGCTTCCTTTTCATCCTCTGCAACGATCCTGCCTTTGATCTCTATTC
It encodes the following:
- the aroH gene encoding chorismate mutase, with translation MIRGVRGAVTVDKNCEAEILEATELVIRQMIQENNIVSEDVASVFISVTEELTAAFPAKAMRSIEGWKYVPVMCMSEIPVEGSLPNCIRVMMHVNTDAPQQNIRHIYLRGAIKLRPDLNTTNSP